The nucleotide window TTCCTCCTTGTGCAGCAGGCGGTGTGTTGCCGTCTCCGTACTCCATCCGGCCGTCCTCCGCCGCGGCGCGCGCGTGTAGCCGCGCGGGGACGGGAGCCGACGCCGGGATGCACCAATCATTCCACGGCACGCCTCGCGCACATGCGGGAGATTTGCGGGCGTCTGGGGGGAGAATCGCCCGGGGAAACGCGGGTGGAGGGACGATGGGGAGCGGCGTGGCACGGCTGTGGCAAGAGGGGGATGGAAACACGGATGCGGATGCGGCGCATGGAGTTGCGGGGGTGCCCCGGCGGAGAGGACGGCACCACCCGAAGTGCGGGATTGGCTTCGGCGCGACTCCGCGGCATCACGCCCTCTCCGGTCGGCTTAGGTTAGGCCGTCCACCTCTCCCGTACCGGGAGAGGTAGCTTGGCGAGGATGGCGCTCGAACTTCGGCATCGTGCCCGCCCGGCCAGGCTTGCCGCCGCGTCCGTGCGAGTGAGGTTCGGAAGCGCGCGGATGCTGGACAGCCACCCTCTCCCGGAACGGGAGAGGTCGCGCCCTCCGGCGCGGGGTGAGGGCGTCGCGAGGCGTCGGACGCGCACCCGGCGAGACGCGCGAGAGTGGGAGAGTGCGACTGCAAGCGTGCGAAGGTGCGAGTGCGAGATATGCGACGGTGCGAAGGTGCGGAGTGACGGATGAACCCGGACGAGGGAGACCGACGATGGCGATGAAGAGTCTGAGGCGCGCGAGCCTGCTGCTGGCGCTGCCGCTGCTGTCCGGGTGCGCCACGCTGGCGCAGCTCGGGATCCAGGCGCCGCAGTTCAGTGTGGACAACTCGCAGCAGCCGCAGCTGCGGCTGGTGGGGCCCGGCTTCGGGCATCCGCAGGGCGGAGCGGCGCTGCGGCTGTACGCGCGGGTGCGCAACCCCAACCCCATCGGGCTGACGCTGGCGCGGCTGGCGGGCGGGCTGCAGCTGGAGGGGCGCAGCGCCGCGCAGGTGGACTTCCCGCTGGGCGTTCCGCTGCAGGCCAACGGCGACGTGATGGTGCCGCTGGACATCACCGTGAACTTCAACGACATCCCCGGCCTGGCCGACGTGATCCTGCGCGCCGCCACCGGCCAGTCCATCCGCTACGCGCTGAACGGCACCGTGGGCGTCGACGCCGGCGTCCTCGGCCAGCCCACTTTCGGGCCGATGAACCTGCTCTCGGGCAGCGCGCGGGTGACGCGGTAGGGGACAGGCGACAGGGGACAGGGACGGAAGATCGAGGCGGGGGCGCGGGGAAGAATCTCGCGAAGATGGATGCGGGGGAGGGATCGATGGCGTCCAGCCCGATGTCGATAGTTCGACGTTGTGGATGCGGCCGAAGAACACCAGCGGCGGCGCTCCCGAAGTCCGGGCGCCGCCGCATCCGTTTCGTCAGTCTTGGACCTCTCCGCCGCCCCGCCTATCCTGTACTCACCGGGGGAGAAGCCGCGCCGAAGGTCCGCCGTCCCCTGTCCCCTGTCCCCTGTCCCCTGTCCCCTGTCCCCTGTCCCCTGTCCCCTGTCCCCTGTCCCCTGTCCCCTGTCCCCTGTCCCCTGTCCCCTGTCCCCTGTCCCCTATGATCACCCTGCCGCTGTGGCTCTTCGTCGTCATCGTCCTGCTGGCCGCGTGGGCGGCGCTGGACCGGCTGATGGTGCCCAGCGTGCGCTGGATCGTGCGGCAGCGGACGAACCGCGTGATCGAGGAGATCAACACCCGCCTCCCCATCGAGATCCCCCAGTTCAACCTCACCCGCCGGCAGGTGCTGATCGACCGGCTGATGTACGACCCGCGCGTGGTGCAGGCCGCCGACGCGTTCGCCCGCGAGCACGGCATGCCGCGCGAGGTGGCCATGGAGCGCGTGGAGCGCTACGCCCGCGAGATCGTGCCCGCCTTCAACGCGTACCTGTACTTCCGCATCGGCTACTGGGCGGCGCGCCGGTTCGCGCGGCTCCTGTACCGCGTGCGCCTGGGCTACAGCGACGAAGCCGGGCTCGCCGGGATCGCGAAGGGGAGCACGGTCGTCTTCGTGATGAACCACCGCAGCAACATGGACTACGTGCTGGTGGGCTACCTGGCCAGCAAGCGCGCGGCGCTCAGCTACGCGGTGGGCGAGTGGGCGCGCGTCTGGCCGCTGCAGGCGCTGATCCGCTCGATGGGCGCCTACTTCGTGCGCCGCAACAGCGGCGACGAGCTGTACCGCCGCGTGCTGGAGCGCTACGTGGGAATGGCGACCGCCGCCGGCGTGACCCAGGCCGTGTACCCCGAGGGCGGCCTGACGCGCGACGGCCGCCTCCGCCGGCCGAAGCTGGGGCTGCTGGACTACATTCTCCGCGCCTTCGACCCCGCGGGCGAGCGCGACCTGGTGTTCATCCCCGTCGGCATCAACTACGACCGCACGCTGGAAGACCGGACGCTCCTGCTCGATCTGCAGCCCGAGCGCGCGAAGCCGCGGCCGATGGCGGCGGCGGCCAACGCGCTGCGCTTCGCCGGGCGCAACGTGATGCTGATGGCGCGCAGCCGCTGGCACCGCTTCGGCTACGCCTGCGCCAACTTCGGCACCCCCGTCTCCATGCGCGCGTACTGCGCCGGGCACGGCATCGACTTCCGTGCGATGGGGAAGGACGAGCGCCACGCCGCCGTCGAGGCGCTGGGCGCCGACCTGATGCGCGCGGTGGGCGACGTCGTTCCCGTGGTACCCGTCTCGCTCGTGGCCACGGTGTTCGTGCGCGACCCCGCCCGGCCGCTCAGCGAGCTGGAGCTGAAGGCACGCGTCGGCGACCTGATCGACGAGCTGGAGGCGGCCGGCGGGCGCGTCTACATCCCCCGGAAGGACATGGACTACGCGGTGACGGTGGGGCTGCGCATGCTTACCCTGCGCCACCTGGTCCGCGAGGAAGACGGGCTGTTCTGCGCGGCCCCGTCCGAGCTGGCGGTGCTGGCATACTACGCCAACTCCATCGCCCACCTCCTCCCGCTCCGCCCCGTTTCCGTCGCGATGCCGGTGGGGATCGCCGAGCCCGTCGCGGCGCCGGCGTAGGCGAAAGATCGTGGTTTCAATGCGGAGAAGCGGAGCAGCGGAGGAGTTCTCTCCGCTGCTCCGCTTCTCCGCGTGCAACCCGCCGTTCCGATCTGCTACCCCGCACCCTTTGTCCTCTCCCGCGGCGGCGGTTACCATTCGGGGGAACGGATCTCCACGAAGCAGCGTCACAAAGGACCGCATGACAGACCGCACCGAGCCCTGGGTGGTGGTGGCGGAGTTCGGCGCCGTGCTCGAGGCCGACTTCGCGGCCGCCACGCTGCAGGAAGCCGGGATCCCCGCGCGCGTCACCGGCGCGCACGTGGGAATCTTCGGCGCCGGGTACCAGGGCTACTCGATGTACGGGGTGAAGGTGATGGTTCCCTGGCACCGCGAGGCCGACGCCCGCGGCGTGCTGGAGGGATTCGTCCCCGACGGCGGAGAGGAAGACGAGGACTTGGAGGAGCCCGCATGAGCGCACGCATCGCCGCCCTGCTCCTGATCGCCGCCTGCGGACGCGGCGGGCCGTCGGACACGCAGCCGCCGCCCATCCCCGCCAACGGCATCCGCCTGGCCGAGGTGGCGTCGGGGCTCAGCTCGCCGGTCTACGCCACCTCGCCGCCGGGCGACGCGCGCCTCTTCGTCGTCGAGCAGACCGGGAAGATCCGCATCGTCCAGAACGGACAGCTCGTGTCCACGCCGTTCCTGGACGTCTCCGCGCTGATCACCAGCGGCGGCGAGCGCGGTCTGCTCTCCGTGGCGTTCCATCCCAACTACGCCCGGAACGGCTTCTTCTACGTCGACTACACCGACCGCGACGGCGACACGCGCATCGTCCGCTACCACGTGAGCGCGGATGCGAACCGCGCCGACCCGGCGAGCGCGCAGCTCGTTCTCACCGTTGCCCAGCCGTTCGCCAACCACAACGGCGGGCTGGTGATGTTCGGCCCCGACGGCAAGCTGTACGTGGGGATGGGCGACGGCGGCAGCGGCGGCGACCCGCAGGGGAACGGGCAGAACCTGGCCGCGCTGCTCGGCAAGATCCTGCGGCTGGACGTGGACGGCGCGCAGCCGTACGCCATCCCCGCCGACAACCCGCTGGCCGGGCAGACGGGGAAGCGGGGGGAGATCTGGATCAGCGGCGTGCGCAACCCGTGGCGCTTCGCCTTCGACGCGCCGAGCGGGCTGCTGTACGTGGCCGACGTGGGGCAGAACCAGTGGGAAGAGGTCGACGTGGTCCGCGCCAACCAGGGCGGGCTGAACTTCGGCTGGAACCTGATGGAGGCGATGCACTGCTACAACGCGTCGTCGTGCGTGCAGCAGGGGCTGACGCTGCCGGTGCTGGAGTACAGCCACGACGACGGATGCTCCATCACCGGCGGCTTCGTCTACCGCGGCAGCGCCATCCCCGCCGTGCAGGGGCACTACTTCTACGCGGACTACTGCAAGGGCTGGCTCCGCTCCTTCCGCTGGGACGGCGCGCAGGTGCTGGACCGCCGCGAGTGGGACGTGGGCGACGTCGGCAGCATCACCTCCTTCGGCCAGGACGCCGGCC belongs to Longimicrobium sp. and includes:
- a CDS encoding LEA type 2 family protein, encoding MAMKSLRRASLLLALPLLSGCATLAQLGIQAPQFSVDNSQQPQLRLVGPGFGHPQGGAALRLYARVRNPNPIGLTLARLAGGLQLEGRSAAQVDFPLGVPLQANGDVMVPLDITVNFNDIPGLADVILRAATGQSIRYALNGTVGVDAGVLGQPTFGPMNLLSGSARVTR
- a CDS encoding 1-acyl-sn-glycerol-3-phosphate acyltransferase — its product is MITLPLWLFVVIVLLAAWAALDRLMVPSVRWIVRQRTNRVIEEINTRLPIEIPQFNLTRRQVLIDRLMYDPRVVQAADAFAREHGMPREVAMERVERYAREIVPAFNAYLYFRIGYWAARRFARLLYRVRLGYSDEAGLAGIAKGSTVVFVMNHRSNMDYVLVGYLASKRAALSYAVGEWARVWPLQALIRSMGAYFVRRNSGDELYRRVLERYVGMATAAGVTQAVYPEGGLTRDGRLRRPKLGLLDYILRAFDPAGERDLVFIPVGINYDRTLEDRTLLLDLQPERAKPRPMAAAANALRFAGRNVMLMARSRWHRFGYACANFGTPVSMRAYCAGHGIDFRAMGKDERHAAVEALGADLMRAVGDVVPVVPVSLVATVFVRDPARPLSELELKARVGDLIDELEAAGGRVYIPRKDMDYAVTVGLRMLTLRHLVREEDGLFCAAPSELAVLAYYANSIAHLLPLRPVSVAMPVGIAEPVAAPA
- a CDS encoding putative signal transducing protein, translated to MTDRTEPWVVVAEFGAVLEADFAAATLQEAGIPARVTGAHVGIFGAGYQGYSMYGVKVMVPWHREADARGVLEGFVPDGGEEDEDLEEPA
- a CDS encoding PQQ-dependent sugar dehydrogenase, whose product is MSARIAALLLIAACGRGGPSDTQPPPIPANGIRLAEVASGLSSPVYATSPPGDARLFVVEQTGKIRIVQNGQLVSTPFLDVSALITSGGERGLLSVAFHPNYARNGFFYVDYTDRDGDTRIVRYHVSADANRADPASAQLVLTVAQPFANHNGGLVMFGPDGKLYVGMGDGGSGGDPQGNGQNLAALLGKILRLDVDGAQPYAIPADNPLAGQTGKRGEIWISGVRNPWRFAFDAPSGLLYVADVGQNQWEEVDVVRANQGGLNFGWNLMEAMHCYNASSCVQQGLTLPVLEYSHDDGCSITGGFVYRGSAIPAVQGHYFYADYCKGWLRSFRWDGAQVLDRREWDVGDVGSITSFGQDAGHELYITTSAGRVLKLAPAQ